taattgggtactcttatctAAATGAAAAAACTTACCtcgtttgccagtacttccctgcatataagacacatgggctttgcatccttatttgcgtTGGCACAATTGATAAAATCATgcctcaataaatcatctttatacttctTCGTTCCCGAGTTCAGTTTCTTATTTGTaggttgttaaccagaggccATGGAGCTCTGTACGGAGCCAATACTATCACTGCTTTGTCTTGCCCTCCagtctcctgagcagctctctccagcagattcagttctgAGAACTTGTCCAGTAGACATTGTGAAAACCATCCAGCTTCACAGTTCTCTTCCTTTGCTTCCGAGCAGCTATAAaatagaagaaattcctccatgatttggtgccaaaagcaaGTACATAGAGGGTgcctgacctgctcactgctgattGGAAGACTGCACAGGGTCTTTCCATTTCCATTTAAAAGGCGGTTGTGATGGCCATTCTCACTAAAAATGTTGGTAGAGGCTATGAGTCACTTCTCCCGTGCTTGGGAACGCCGCAGCCGATCGCTCagcaaccctcctgacacccacagGTCGctacccacactttgaaaaacacttTTATATCTACAGACACAAAGCCAAGATACCAGTTTAACATCAGGGACATAATTCAATAAGACTGGAATAAACAGTTAGTCTCACTAATAATGAGGAAACTACatcattgttgcaaaaaccccatccggttcattaatgtccttcgagaggaaatctgctatccttgccCAAtccgacctacatgtgactccagatgcacaggAATATGGTTGAGTTTTAACATGCTCAATCAAAAAGCTGGGCAAGCcagtcagttgtatcaaactgctacaggaaaacaagcagtgTGGGTGTATCTACCCACATAGACTGTAGAGATTCAAAAAGCTAGACCACTTTCAAGGGTAATGAGGAACGGACAGTAATGATTCAATGCTGGACTTGCATCCCAAAAACAACTTAAAAAGAGAAAGCATAACACTCATGACTGGCTGCTGAAATTCTGGAATGAACCTTGAACTCCCAACATTCCAACACTGGTTAGTGTGCTGCCCCTCAGCTACAACTGTTAATGTTCTGTAATATAATTGTAAACAATTACACAATGCCCTCAACCCCAACTACAGAGGTTATAGTGACACCAGTGTTGGGAAGGTAACGATGTAACCAGTTTTATTTAGTAGTTTACACTGTAAATGCGAACataggaatttttttttaataaacataatccgatgaacgaccttaaattgtatcaggctgagtttggcacatgttgcggtcgcgttgactctactcaatgcgtctgcccacagaccatcctctatctctcctcccagctcctcctcccacttgcgcttcagctcctcggtctgcgtctcctctgaccccataagttccttgtaaatgtccgagacgctcccttctacccaccctctggaaactacactgtcctgtatcccccttagcAGTAGGAGCAGTAGAAGGTTGCCCCCTGTTTACGTAGGATGTGCGAACATAGGAATTTATACCAATCTGTGAAACAAGGACACCAATACATTCTCACTCTTGGACATTCATAGTGTTTCAGAGGAATCCTCCCATGTGTGATGCAATAGATGATTCAAGCACTAACAAATGTGTAAATGGTCATTCAGTCTTGGTTTTTATTCTCCACTGGAGATAGatttgaaacaaatattttacaATTTCAGTAACAGCTTTGATTCCGTTTACAGTTTGTGTTGACAGTTCAACTCTCCAACAGTTGTGAGATCGGAGTAACTAAAGAAGTCCTCAAAGTTCAATCTTATTTCTCTTGCTGGTGTTTCTGTCCTCTGCCTTATTCCTTATCACAGGACATTGTAACTCAACCATCTGTATCTGTAAAATAATTTCCCATTGCAGCTTAGCAATTGCAGTTACCTGAATCATTTCATCCGCATCCAGACCCATCAATTGATAACTTTGTTAAATCTGATTCTAAGAATGGATGATAATTCTTAAATTCATTATTTCAGTGCGTATATTTAAGAAGCCTTCCTTATCTAGGTCTGTGCTAACGAAAATAATTTGGACAATCGTGTGCTACCAGATTCCAAGCTTCATTAAAGGCCTCAACCACAGCTGGGGCAAGTGGCCCTTCCTCAGACGCAGCCAGGTTCAATTGAAGTTGCTCTATCGTTGACATCCCAATAATAACTCCGTCACCAAGGTCCCCCTGCAGAAAACAAGCAAGATATCAGCTATTTTAATTATTGTAGGTGAATAATCCGATTTTGAGGAATACTGTAGTGGGTGAATGAGTAGGCTGGGGTTATCCgaaaggagaaggtggagaatgAGTAGGCTGAGGATTATCTAACAATGTAGAATGAGAAGGCTAAGCTCCACCCTGTAAACGCTTCTCAAACTGCTCAGTGGAAATCGTTGCCGCACTGTGTTTCCACCGGGCCAAGTTATCATCTTGATGGGTTGTCATTTGTGACATGAATCACTACATTTTGGAATCGGCCATACCCGGAGTTTGGAGTGATGATACATCCATCTTAGTGCTACTGCTGTCAGGCTTGGCTTCTCGGAAGTATAAGTTGTATCGATTGCTTTCTTCACAAGATTTAAAGCTCTGAAATGATGCTCTTTCCAATACCTGAACCATTGCAAGAAAAAAAGTTTACAGTGAGAATAACAGAATGCAAAGCTTAGAAATCACTGGAAATCAGTCAGGAATTCAGATGCCAAACAACTCATTATTGCAATAGGGGAGGGTTAGAATGTGAAGCCCAAGCCTtggacatagatacatagaagatagcaggaggaggccttttggcccttcgagcctaatccgccattcatcacgatcatggctgatcatccaactcaatagcctaatcctgttttctccccaaagcctttgatctcattctccccaagtgctctaTCCAGTCGCCTCCTAATACATTCAAGGTTTtaacctcaactacttcctgtggtaatgaattccacaggctcatcactctttgtgtgaagaaatgtctccttatctctgtcagatggtttaccctgaatcctcagactgtgacccctggttctggacacacctatcattggtaacgtcttccctgcatctaacctgtctagtccaattagaattttctaagtctctatgagatcccccctcattcttctgaactccagcgagaacaataccaacctagtcaatctctcctcatatgacagtcccgcaatccctggaatcagtctggtaaatcttccctgcgctccctcgagagcaagaacatccttcctcagagaaggagaccaaaaccgcacaCAAGCTGGTGAACTCACCTGTTTCTGTACGCCTCAGCCCAGTTGTTTCCAAAGAAGCGGCCGGTGGGCTGTTTCTCATTTTTGTCTTCAAACTGATATTTCCCGGTCAGTAGCCCACCTGCACCAATGAGCCACACATTTTATAAACTATTCCTCAGGACAAATTCAGTAAGAATGTTTGCTTCTGTTCTAACATTCATCCAATTCTGGGATGATACTATACCTGCAAGCGGGTTGTAGGCATAAAATCTCATCCCAAAATGCCGGAGACAGGGTAAGAGTTCTGTCTCCACTTGCTGGGTGGTGGCATTGTACATTCCCTACAAACAGAAGTAAATTATTGCAGAGAAAATAATCTATATTTGGAATACACATCTAACTGGAAAAATGGGCATTAGCTACAGCACGTGGCTCTCAGAAATTTAGCTTTGTGATCCAACAAATGGCAACCATATAGTGCCTTTTACAAACACCAGGCATCTCACAAGTACAAgacttgcccatccctaattggccttgagaagatggtgagccacttcttgaaccgctgcagttcatgtagTGTTGGTACAGCAACAGTGCTGATAGCACTATGGACGTAATAAAATGCTTCAAGGCACAAAACCTGACACCGAGTCACACAAGTTGATGTTAGGGTGTGTCACCAAAACCTTGGACAAgaaacatcttaaaggaggaaagagagggaaagaggatGCCCAGGAAaccagaattggggggggggggggtctgcaaaAAGCTTGGGGGCGGCAGGAAAGaatgagattacagagatatagAGGGCGAGGCCATATAAAATATtgtaaacaagaatgagaatttttaaattgaggcaAAGCTGAACCagaagccaatgtaggtcagtgggcagagaggtgatgggtgaatggaaccTGGTGTGAGTTAGGGGACAGGCAGCAGATTTTTGGCTGGCAGATTTGGTGACAGTGGAACATACGCATTGTCAAAAATCAGAAGTAACCTCCTAATTAATCCACAAGTACATATCAGGAAAAACATCAGATGAGCAAATAACTAAGAAAGCTTCAGCAAATTGATGTTGCCAAGCCTTAACATACCTGATAGACTGTCGGAAGGACCCAGTTTTTATATTTACAGATTGAATACACCTCTGCCACTTCCCATGATGCATAGTTTGAGAGACCAAACTCTTTAAATTTCCCCTATAAAGAAATCCACGTTAAAACATTCTGCTTTTTACAAGTTATTTCACCGTAGCAAGAACATCGAACACCAACTGCCTCATTAATGGAAACCCTGCCCTCACCACAAAATAAAGCCATGCAAAGCTGCAGCATCAGACCAGCTCAGAAACTGCTCTAAGTGTTTTCTATGCTTTATATCACTCTAAAGAGCATGACTGTTTTATACCTTTTTTACAAAACTCAATAATATAAATTCTTTACTGGTGTTAGGCCGTGACCCAAGCAGATCGCTCTGCTCCTCTTCATAAATCATGATGGGATCTTTAACATCTGCTGAGTAAGAAAGTTAGGATGAGGAGCTAACCTCAAATCTTGTCTAAGGGTAGCACTCTCTCATACTGCTCTGCTCAATGTGCTGTGGCAAATTAATCAGACAGTGCTTTCATTATGATGGCAGACATGACAAGCCAAACAGCTCTCATTCTCCAATATTCCTGGCCTGCTCTGCATGCCCACAGCCTCAGCGTTATATTTTAATATCCATATTATACTTGTTGGTGAAGTTCCTGACAGGCAGCCAACGTTTCTTCAATTGGTGTCTCATGGTCTGGAGCGTGGAGGTAAAGGATCTCAACACTCTCTCTTTGCAGACGTTCCAACGAGGTATTCAACTGACATCGGACACTCTCCGCTTTCAATGTCTTCCCATCCCATGGGTTCACTTTGGTTGTGATCTTTACTTTAATATACAGAAAGAAACCGGAATCAGTGCAAAATCAAGTAAGAAAATGAGAGCTGACATCACTGGCacatacaaaattctgaagggccTTGGCAGGATTGGCTCATTGGGAGGGTCGCAATGTGCTAACTTCACACAGACGGTGACTGGGGGATGGGTgtcgtgtgagagtacctttaagaaatgggcgtttattactgcagtgatgtcagagagtgggtggagctgggctgtctgtcagctttttactttcgttttaggctgtttgctgcagggtgtgttttagtttagttttcagagctggatagctgcagtcacagccagaaggggtattagtctctctctcagtaatctaaagattgtaaatcgctcctttggtgatttaaaactaataactgctctcagtagtgactttaacctgatgtgcttctgttaaaagttttgtttcaaggcttatgaatgttaaaaggacagcttaagcatTACCTAGTTTtgtgttctttgggggttgtatttgaatgatggttgctaagatgttcactatgttttaaaaaggtgaatttgagttcagagaataaacattgttttgctttaaaaaatacttttccatttctgctgtaccacacctgtagactgggccgtgtgctccccataccacaatctattaaaagttgtgggtcaggtaactccatgatacattctggggttctctaaaccctagcccataacaggGGATTGACCCTAGGTCATCGGTGCGccgtgtgccaccgtgctgccctaaatgaaaGGTAACCTCGAACTGCAACGTTAACTATTTCTCTCCCCACAATGCTGCCTGaccagagtatttccagcatttgtttgTATTTAGTTCTGATATGGTGAGTGCGTCCACAACatgaggtcacagtctgaagatatggggtagaccatttaggacagcgattaagagaaatttcttcacccaaagagtggtgagcctgtggaattcattaccacaggaggtagttgaggccaaaacattgtgtgatttCACGAAGCACttagatatagtacttggggcgaaggggatcaaaggatatgggggaaagcaggattaggctattgagctgcatgatcagccaggatcataatataattcatttacagtgcagaaggagaccattcagtccaagtctgcatcggcccttggaaagagcacccccacccaAGACCACACCTGTACCCTATCACCGGaacctaaccttttaggacactcaagagcaatttagcatggccaaaccacctaacctacacatctttgcactACGGGAGGAacacagagcacctggaggaaatccatgtagacaccggggagagcgtgcagacgccgcacaaacaagcctggaatcgaacctgggaccctggagctgtgaaacaacaatgctaaccactgtactactccTGCTATTTTTTCAAAGTTTCCACCGGCTACAGCATCTGGAACACTGAGATGTGGGTGCTCTTTCGTTGAGAGTATTTAAAGTTGTGACAGACAAATTTGGGGTCTGAGGAAATGATGGGGTAATGGGGAATTGAGGTGGAAGATCACCCATCGCAGGTAGTCTGAGCGGAATAATTTACTCGGGCACCCCAGGGCCTGGGCTGACCTTTCTGTCCCAGTCCCATCGAGCCCATGATCTGCTCCGTGCGCCCCTCTGCGTACATGAACGCGCCGTCCAGCTCGTCGTGCCCACGTTCCATGAACGCGCACACCATTGCCGCGCATTGTTTGGCCTCCACGCGTCGTCCAAACTCCATGGTTCCGAGAACGGTTCGGGGCCGCGACGATGCAGAAGTGGACATGATGCGAGAAACTAGAGGCTGCCACACTGACACAGGGCTCAAAGCGACAGCGAGGCCCAACATGGCGTCCTGGGCTCCGCCGAGCAGAGTTCTGAACACTGCTGGAGAATAGACAGGAGACCCAACCTCCCAAACCCCGCCCACCCGAGAGCACGTCCCAAACCCCGCCCACCCGAGAGCACGTACCAAACCCCGCCCACCCGAGAGTACGCCCCAAACTCCGTCCACCCGAGAGCACGTCCCAAACCCCGCCCACCCGAGAGCACGTCCCAAACCCCGCCCACCCGAGAGCACGTCCCAAACCCCGCCCACCCGAGAGTACGCCCCAAACTCCGTCCACCCGAGAGCACGCGCCAAACCCCGCCCACCCGAGAGCACGTACTAAACCCCGCCCACCCGAGAGCACGTACCAAACCCCGCCTACGCGGGGGCACGCCCGAAACCCCGCCCACTCGAGAGAACGTACTAAACCCCACCCACCCGAGAGCACGCCAAAGACCCCGCCCACCGGAGGGCACGCCCAACTACCCTGCCCGCCTTAGGGCACGCCCCAAACCCCGCCCACTCCAGGACGCGTCACCAAACCCCGCCCACTCCATGAAGCATGCCACAGCCCTGCCCACTCcatggtgggttccacaaacccaTCGTGTCAGAGATGGCACTTGggccaaaggggatcaaaggatatggaggaagacgggattaggctgttgaggtggcaatcagccatgatcataagtaAGGGTGGaacagggccgaatggcctcctcctgctcctatattgttTCTAACCGTGTCCACTCTAGAGCATGTCCACAAACTCCATCCACTCCAAGCGCCACCAAACCCCACTCCCCGGAACGTCTCCAAACTCCGTCCACTCCCAGGTACTTGTCAATTCTAAAACCAGTGATGCAAATGACATTGAATACCAACTACTCATGGTTCTCAGAAATGGTAATTTCCAGTCCCATGTGAAGCAAAATGTTTTTCACAATAATACTGCAGAAGAGGCcttgtggcccatcgagtctgcacctacacaagaaaaacacctgacctgcctacctaatcccacttgccagcacctggcccatagccttgaatggtaTGATgtgcaagtgctcatccaggtactttttaaaggatatgaggcaatAGTTATTCCCTATTTGCGCCCCTCATGATATTGTACACCTCGATTAGGTGAattcaacattctgaattctccctctgtacccgaacaggcaccgtatgGCAACTtggtgattttcacagtcacttcattgcattgttgatgtaaacctgatgtaggggctgtttagctcacagggctaatcgctggctttgaaagcagaccaaggcaagccagcagcacggttggattcccgtaacaacctccccgaacaggcgccggaatgtggcgactaggggcttttcacagtaacttcatttgaagcctactcgtgacaataagcgattttcataatgtaagccaacttgtgacaataataaagattattatcatgtcACCCctaagtcttctctgctccagcaaaaataaCTCAAGCCCATCCaaccattgaatatttccttgtcacattactccttccaaactgtatcgcctcacacttttcagggttacattccatttgccactttctgcccatttgaccatcacatcaatatcttcctgtaacccaagacactcaacctcattgttaaccatccggccaatctttgtgtcaaccCCAAACCACCTGATCCTACCCCCACATTGTAATTTAGGGCACccagagagcagcacggtggcctagtggttagcacagctgcctaacggcactgaggtcccaggttcgatcccggctctgggtcactgtccgtgtggagtttgcacattctccccatgtctgcttgggtttcgcccccacacccaaaaatgtgcagagtaggtggattggccacactaaattgccccttaattggaaaaaataattgggtaatctaaattttaaagaaaaaaaagaaaaatttagGGCACCCAGCACaggtccctgtggtacaccactgaacgctggcttccagtcactaaagcagcctctgtcatcaccctttgtctcctacacctaagccaattttgaatccaccttatcaacgtagggcagcatggtggcgcagtgggtagcacttttgcctcacggcgccaaggtgccaggttcgatccaggctctggatcactgtctgtgtggagtttgcacgttctcccgtgattgcgtgggttttgcccccataaccaaagatgtgcaggctaggtggattggccacgctaaattgccccttaattggaaaaatgaattgggtactgtaaaacaattttaaaacttaCCTTGTATCCCACATACAATTCTTCATAAGTTTCCCATCTGGGACCATGTCAAAGGCATTGATGAAATTCATGTAAACAACATCAACTACACCACCCTCATCTaaacacctggtcacatgctcaaaaaattaaatcaaatttgttaggcacgacctccctctgacaaagctatgctgactattcctggaTCTTTTTGGTATTCATCAGACCAAGCCTAGAATTGTGATTGTAGTTGAAGACTGCAATTATCAGCAGACAGCTTAATTTCTGCCATGATAGATGATGAAGCAATTTGCATATATGTAATATCTTTCATTTAGTTAAAACATCCCTAGGAAACATTATCAAACAAATCTTCACACCAAACataaaatgctgaataaactcaggtctggcagcctctgtggagaagaacagaattaacatttcaagtatatgactcttcagagctgaagacggGCAGAAACTTGACAGATTATATACTTGAAGAAGGGGTTTGAGAAGGTGAAATAGAATAAAAGTTCAGTCAGGCACGGTGAGACTGAGGGGAGCTTAAGGAAATATTAACAGGTGGTAGAGCAAGTAGTTGTATGAAGCATTTTAAAGGACAGGGAGGAACAGAGGCAGAAAAGTTTTCGGAAGGGATTCCATAACTGAGGGGTAGGTAGAGCAGAGTGTTTAAAATCAGGAGTACACAAGAagccagagttggaggagaacAGAGATTTAAATGGgcagttgggctggaggaggtaaggAGAGAAATTGAAAGTTAGGATGAGATTTTAAAATCCAGGGGATACCGGTTAATGTAGGTATGTAACTGGATGGAAAGTCATTGAAATAGCTGAAGACCAGTATATCCCTAAAGAACAAATGTCTACGTATACAGTCAAGCAACACCGACAATATGGAGGCAAGATACAAGAAAAACTATCAAGCAACCGAGAGAAATATAGAAATCAACAGGAGAAAACAAGAGCTTCAAAACTGGAAATAGCTGTTTGATTGAAAATGTGGTTGTCGGGACTTCcgatggcggctatgaaggagtaggttgcatacttggtggctcccgttcgggtcggaactttggacctttttccccgattTTTTGTCAGATCTGAAGTGGAAAATCGATGTTGGACgcaattgtgaagaggaatcctacatcagtgcatggagaagcggaccaggagtgctcacaaaggaagaaataggcaaaCGGAGAAGGCTTGGACTGAGGCTGCTACGGGTgaaagcatggcggacgaccGGAGTCCTGGCTCGACAAACCAGCGGTCGATGcagcagttgatgcagtttatacaggagggcttcgccaagcagaaacaggaatgcttggacctgaTTAAGGACTTCGATtgcgcggctggagcttagattggatgctcAAGAcctggcgatccagaaagtggagaaggcactgactgagcaggaggaacaccaagctgcagtggagttggaggtggggatgttgagagaccaacagaaaagactccaggagaaggtggaggatctagagaacaggtcccgccggcagaacctgagagTCTTGGACCTCCCAGAGGGATCCGAAGGAACGGAcgcaggggcatacatagcggctatgtttgagaagctactgGGGGAGGGGACGTTCTCCTGACCCTTGGAGGTAGACAGGGGCCACAGATCTCTACAAGGAAGCCGCGTGTGGGTGACCcccgagagcaatggtggtgagattccacaggtacctggacaagaagtgcattctacggtgggccaggcaaaCGTGGatctgcaaatgggagaacagtgtcctgcgtatatatcaggatctgagcgcagacgtggccaggagaagagcggggctCAACCATATAAAATCGACCCTTTTAAGAAGAAGGTAAAGTTTAGACTACTGTACCCGGCCTGTCTTTGGGTTACGCACGAAGAGCAACATTTCTATTTTGAttcgcccgaggaagcgatggactttgcaagACGGAAAGGGCTAGTATTGGACTGAGGTATTTggattgaactttgctgcagtgttcatgtggttttcttttttgtttttctctcttctcttcagttaattttaaaaaaaaagaaaagtttttGTCTTCGGTTGTTACTTGTAATGCCTTTTGTGTTGAGTTGGGGTCTGCGGACGAGCTGCTTgagttaaaatttgcatttgcactgatgggggttggaggtgtgaatgttagatgttTGATGTTTgatctttttgattttctttgcgtgtctcttttgggcaattgggttgggattgtttacatttgcatatgtgtgtccgggcgggagggaacaataggtggggaaATGGCTGGTGCCATGGGCAGGGGGCCagcaagctagctgggcgggctagctcacggaggcgcagtggggggtgagcagatggtaTGCTTGTTGGAAGGGGCTGTGTGTATGGTGCTGTTACTGAGGGGGAGGGGAactgttctgctgacaggggagggatttTTGCTGTGGGACAATAGGGAGGTCGGGGATAGAGGCGgcctgggggcgggcctgtgGATGCTTGGGGCATGGGCTGGAGACTGGtccagaaaggtgatggctgatcggcggagagGGGGGATGAGAAGCCCCCCAACCagactgatcacatggaatgtaagagggctaaaagggccggttaagagggcaagcgtgttcgcgcatttgaggggactgaaggtggacgtggcaatgttgcaggagacgcaccttacaTTAACTGGCCAGGTCAGACTAAGGAAGGGATAGGTctgacaggttttccactcggggctggactctaagactagaggggtcgcgatcctgattaataaacgaATGTCATTCGAAGCTGGAAGAATAGTTGTGGACGTGGGGGGCCGGTACATAATGGTCAGTGGAAAGCGGGAGGGGCTGTCGATGGTACTCGTGAATGCGTATGCGCCGAATTggaatgatgtggagttcataaggaggatgttgggaaggatcccggacctggattcacataagctggtaatggggggggggggggacggacttcaacacagtcattaaccCAGTGATATACCGAtctagctcaaggacaggcagggtgccagcaatggcaaaggaactcaagaggtttatggagcagatggggggggtgaacccatggagatttgggcggccgagagagaaggagttttccttctatttgcacgtgcataaagtgtactcccggattgactttttaatCCTGATCAGGGCTCTACCGATGGGCGTAGTGGACATGGAGTACTCAGCGATTAAGAtcttggatcatgccccgcactggattgacCGACCGGTgagcaaggagagtagccagcgcccgcactggaggctggatgtgggacttttagctgatgaggaggtgtgtggccAGCTGAAGAAATGTATCCTGAATtatctggaagtcaacgacacgggggaagtttTGGCTgcgtggtctgggaagcgctgaaggcggtggttagggaggAGCTGATATTGTattgggcccacagggagaaggcagacagagcagagatggtccgactgataaaggaaatactccaggtcgacaggaggtatgcggagaccccagaggcagggcttctgaTGGAACGATGGAGGCTactggcggagtttggcttgtagagcagctgaggaaggcgaggggggcgatctatgaatatggggagaaggccagtagaatgtgtgatgatatgatctgcatactcgtctgccattgggccagaacgtcggcttaccattggccctggtcggtcatgtgcctctcgaccgattggccgagaggctgagttaaccacgcctctattaacgaggtataaatgctcaaacgcctgacgatcgtccctttccactgtagacgatcgcagagctgtgttctagttaattaaagccagactttggtaaatcactcgcctctcgtgcaatcgatggtacatcagaatgcttgtgcagcagctcagaaagcAGGAGGCGGCCAGGGGCTT
The sequence above is drawn from the Scyliorhinus canicula chromosome 16, sScyCan1.1, whole genome shotgun sequence genome and encodes:
- the LOC119979462 gene encoding aflatoxin B1 aldehyde reductase member 2-like, yielding MLGLAVALSPVSVWQPLVSRIMSTSASSRPRTVLGTMEFGRRVEAKQCAAMVCAFMERGHDELDGAFMYAEGRTEQIMGSMGLGQKVKITTKVNPWDGKTLKAESVRCQLNTSLERLQRESVEILYLHAPDHETPIEETLAACQELHQQGKFKEFGLSNYASWEVAEVYSICKYKNWVLPTVYQGMYNATTQQVETELLPCLRHFGMRFYAYNPLAGGLLTGKYQFEDKNEKQPTGRFFGNNWAEAYRNRYWKEHHFRALNLVKKAIDTTYTSEKPSLTAVALRWMYHHSKLRGDLGDGVIIGMSTIEQLQLNLAASEEGPLAPAVVEAFNEAWNLVAHDCPNYFR